Proteins encoded within one genomic window of Bacteroidales bacterium:
- the udk gene encoding uridine kinase gives MLIIGIAGGTGSGKTTVVKKIVEQCPADGVVVLPQDAYYKDNSHLPLEERLEMNFDHPDAVEFELLNKHIKMLKEGKPIQMPIYSYLTCTRSPETIPVEPKNVVIIEGILIFTNKALREMCDIKVYVDADADDRLIRVIKRDIVERGRSVDKVLDRYIKTVKPSHLQFIEPTKRYADIIVPQGGDNIVAIDILTHVIERKLKQK, from the coding sequence ATGCTAATAATTGGAATTGCTGGTGGTACAGGTTCGGGCAAAACCACAGTTGTTAAAAAAATTGTAGAGCAATGCCCAGCCGATGGTGTAGTAGTGCTTCCTCAAGATGCCTACTATAAAGATAATAGTCATTTACCTTTAGAAGAACGTTTAGAAATGAATTTTGATCATCCCGATGCTGTCGAATTTGAGCTTTTAAATAAACATATTAAAATGCTTAAAGAAGGCAAGCCCATTCAGATGCCCATTTATTCATATTTAACTTGTACACGTTCGCCTGAAACAATACCCGTTGAACCCAAAAATGTTGTTATCATTGAAGGAATATTGATTTTTACTAATAAGGCTTTACGCGAAATGTGCGATATTAAAGTATATGTTGATGCCGATGCTGACGATAGGCTTATACGTGTTATTAAACGCGATATAGTTGAACGCGGACGTTCAGTAGATAAAGTGCTTGACCGATATATTAAAACGGTTAAACCGTCGCACCTTCAGTTTATTGAGCCTACTAAACGTTATGCCGATATTATTGTACCACAAGGAGGTGATAATATTGTTGCTATCGATATTTTAACTCATGTCATTGAACGAAAATTAAAACAAAAGTAA